A single window of Anaerobaca lacustris DNA harbors:
- a CDS encoding acyl-CoA thioesterase: MKEQLPRHMTLSSHTIPIVPRYAETDRGGVVHHSVFPVWFEMGRTELLRANGVAYKDLEDAGIFFVVAELQIKYRRPVFYDEPLLLETTCSNVTAAKVEHTYRLLRRETGLLLTEGASVLACISAERKLRRIPEFMYPQDA; the protein is encoded by the coding sequence ATGAAAGAGCAACTGCCCAGGCATATGACCCTGTCGAGTCACACGATCCCCATCGTGCCCCGTTACGCCGAGACCGACCGGGGCGGCGTGGTCCACCACAGCGTTTTTCCCGTCTGGTTCGAGATGGGACGGACCGAGTTGCTCCGCGCCAACGGCGTTGCTTACAAAGACCTGGAAGATGCCGGGATATTCTTCGTCGTGGCCGAGCTGCAGATCAAGTACCGCCGGCCCGTGTTCTACGACGAGCCCCTGCTGCTGGAGACCACCTGCTCGAACGTCACGGCCGCCAAGGTCGAGCACACCTACCGCCTGCTGCGGCGCGAGACGGGCCTGCTTCTGACGGAGGGCGCCAGCGTGCTGGCCTGCATCAGCGCCGAACGCAAGCTCCGGCGCATCCCTGAATTCATGTATCCGCAGGACGCCTGA
- a CDS encoding nucleotidyltransferase domain-containing protein codes for MAIAMRARQSLEQLYGPRLRGVYLYGSAARDELTSDSDIDIAVILDEIPNRSAEHKRTSRLGADLSLEFGTVVLFFFAEEKDFAAGRFAIHRAIRDEGIAA; via the coding sequence ATGGCAATTGCTATGAGGGCCCGTCAGAGCCTGGAGCAACTGTACGGCCCCCGCCTTCGAGGGGTATATCTCTATGGCTCAGCCGCACGCGATGAGTTGACATCCGACAGCGACATCGATATCGCGGTGATCCTCGATGAGATCCCCAACCGCTCCGCCGAGCACAAACGCACCAGCCGGCTCGGTGCCGACCTGAGCCTTGAATTCGGCACGGTCGTCCTCTTCTTCTTTGCCGAAGAAAAGGACTTTGCCGCCGGACGTTTCGCCATCCACAGAGCCATCCGAGACGAGGGCATCGCCGCGTGA
- a CDS encoding type II toxin-antitoxin system RelE/ParE family toxin, translating to MACRIVWSQQAVEDLKQIVRFIALDDANAAAKLAARILSHLERAAELPFSNRAVPEKAEEAIREIILRPYRIIYQTDERRDAIYILRIWHAARGVPSIE from the coding sequence ATGGCTTGCCGGATAGTCTGGTCCCAGCAAGCTGTCGAGGACCTCAAGCAGATCGTCCGATTCATTGCGTTGGACGACGCCAACGCCGCCGCCAAGCTCGCAGCCCGCATCCTCAGCCACCTCGAACGAGCGGCCGAATTGCCCTTCTCCAATCGAGCCGTTCCTGAGAAAGCGGAAGAAGCGATCCGAGAAATCATTCTGCGTCCCTACCGCATCATCTATCAGACGGATGAGCGACGAGATGCCATTTACATCCTGCGAATCTGGCACGCTGCTCGTGGCGTACCCAGTATAGAATGA
- a CDS encoding RNA polymerase sigma factor, translating into MHDATGQLVDELLVMEAQSGNAKAFEALVSRWQKRLWQYARRLTGSSEAAWDVTQESWLGVVRGLRKLNDPARLRPWLYRIVTNKANDWIRSVAQTRAPVVASDPASDDTLDVDVSADLQSVLRQLAVRSRVVLTLYYLEGLGLSEVARVLDVPAGTVKSRLFHARNEFKEIWQQSTG; encoded by the coding sequence ATGCATGATGCGACCGGACAACTCGTCGACGAGCTGCTGGTGATGGAGGCCCAAAGCGGCAACGCCAAGGCCTTCGAGGCGCTGGTCAGTCGCTGGCAGAAGAGGCTCTGGCAGTACGCCCGTCGTCTGACGGGCAGTTCCGAGGCGGCCTGGGACGTTACGCAGGAAAGCTGGCTGGGCGTGGTGCGCGGCCTTCGCAAGTTGAACGACCCGGCCCGGCTGCGACCCTGGCTCTATCGCATCGTGACCAACAAGGCCAACGACTGGATTCGGTCTGTGGCCCAGACTCGAGCGCCGGTCGTTGCCTCCGATCCGGCGTCGGACGACACGTTGGACGTGGATGTCTCGGCCGACCTGCAGAGCGTCCTGCGGCAGTTGGCGGTTCGCAGCCGGGTGGTGCTGACCCTCTACTACCTGGAAGGGCTCGGGCTGTCGGAGGTCGCCCGCGTGCTGGATGTTCCGGCCGGGACGGTCAAGTCGCGACTGTTTCACGCCAGAAATGAGTTCAAGGAAATCTGGCAGCAATCCACAGGATAG
- a CDS encoding HEPN domain-containing protein, with product MTEEIQRHLAQAAECIEDAQVLLDHDRLAAMVTRAYYAMFHAATAALLGEDVRRSSHRGLLSVFGERLVKTDRIDRESFEHLREAFERRQQADYEPLTDVDHQTARESLNRAIDFVDACRRLLD from the coding sequence GTGACCGAGGAAATTCAACGCCATCTTGCGCAGGCCGCCGAATGTATCGAGGACGCTCAGGTTCTTCTCGATCACGACCGCTTGGCCGCGATGGTCACACGAGCCTATTATGCGATGTTCCACGCGGCGACCGCCGCACTGCTCGGCGAGGATGTCCGCCGCAGTTCGCATCGTGGTCTGTTGTCTGTCTTCGGCGAGCGACTGGTCAAGACCGATCGCATCGATCGAGAGTCCTTCGAGCACTTGCGGGAAGCCTTCGAACGTCGCCAGCAGGCCGACTACGAGCCCCTTACGGATGTCGATCACCAAACCGCACGGGAGTCCTTGAATCGTGCCATTGACTTCGTCGACGCGTGCAGAAGGCTCCTGGATTGA
- the ilvN gene encoding acetolactate synthase small subunit: protein MKHIISALVENKPGVLAHVAGMFAARAFNIDSLVVGRTEDPDLSRMTIVVVGDDRVLEQVRKQLAKIIPVVKVQDFAGQPVVARDLMLIGVSAPPEKRPEIFALIEMFRGRVVDIGLKSIMVEVSGPETKIDAFINVCKPYGIKSVARTGTIAMPRQGKSDM, encoded by the coding sequence AAACACATTATCAGTGCTCTCGTCGAGAACAAGCCGGGCGTTCTGGCCCACGTCGCGGGGATGTTCGCCGCGCGCGCCTTCAATATCGATTCGCTGGTCGTCGGACGCACCGAGGACCCCGACCTGAGCCGGATGACGATCGTCGTCGTCGGCGACGACCGGGTCCTCGAACAGGTGCGAAAACAACTGGCCAAGATCATTCCCGTCGTCAAGGTCCAGGACTTCGCCGGCCAGCCCGTGGTCGCCCGCGACCTCATGCTCATCGGCGTCTCGGCGCCGCCGGAGAAGCGGCCCGAGATCTTCGCGCTGATCGAGATGTTCCGAGGGCGCGTCGTCGATATCGGCCTTAAGTCCATCATGGTCGAGGTCAGCGGACCCGAGACGAAGATCGATGCGTTCATCAACGTCTGCAAGCCCTACGGCATCAAGAGCGTCGCCCGAACCGGCACCATCGCCATGCCCCGCCAGGGCAAGAGCGACATGTAA
- a CDS encoding DUF6768 family protein, whose product MNDEQIRKIIDGPQDYEDSKEDTLRSMLSDFYNRKMLSTVIFIWVWGLVVVAGATYCAIRFFDAEQTRSQIMYAALFVCCVEFLALTKIFAWQLIHRNGILREIKRLELRIAELSGGRS is encoded by the coding sequence ATGAACGACGAACAGATCAGAAAGATCATCGACGGACCGCAGGACTACGAGGACTCGAAAGAAGACACGCTGCGCTCAATGCTAAGCGACTTCTACAACCGCAAGATGCTCTCAACCGTCATCTTCATCTGGGTCTGGGGCCTTGTGGTCGTCGCCGGTGCGACGTACTGTGCGATACGATTCTTCGACGCCGAGCAAACTCGGTCCCAGATCATGTATGCGGCCCTCTTCGTTTGCTGCGTCGAGTTCCTGGCGCTGACGAAGATCTTCGCTTGGCAGTTGATCCACCGCAACGGCATCCTCCGTGAGATCAAGCGCCTCGAACTCCGCATCGCCGAACTGTCCGGCGGGCGTTCGTAG
- a CDS encoding OPT family oligopeptide transporter, giving the protein MTEARSGGGKVIRRGPYPELTWTAVLVGYGLGFLITISMGYACLILGFSHEGSELAAILGFGVLRGILRRNSIIENNISQTVASSVNGASAGIMFSVPALFILGRTDFNPYLMVFGAIAGGVLGIAFIIPLRKQMIDFERLTYPGGVAVATVLKSPGAGVHKAILLVIGAALSATVAIVSHATGFENWALGAYIGMPDYMNGVWFVSLLTIGIGFIAGKGGLCFVIGGYACYWVLAPILARMGLLPSPEQLQDLRLATPDYLRVMLFRPVGIGMLVGGALAGIALALPLIVSAVRSMQSAARSGASLSKDEMPIKLLYVGVVGAVIVLGVVAVLSVEEMGLGRGILMAVLGTIWIWMAGVILSECIGRTNWSPMSGMTLIAVTILIVITKGLGDRAAMISSVMVGAATCMAMSQATDLMLDLKTGYLVGAIPRRQQMGQFLATWMGPILMIGLLFVLHKAYGLGSDRLPAPQGTVLASMMRGILEGDVPVHKYLAGAGLGALLSTTGIGGLGIQVGLGFYLPFSIVLTYTIGTVLRIVSDRIKGRHYSEQVGIPIAAGLVIGEGIVGVGFAVYSVIAGMKGG; this is encoded by the coding sequence GTGACAGAAGCTCGCAGTGGTGGGGGAAAAGTCATCCGCCGGGGGCCGTATCCCGAACTGACGTGGACGGCCGTTCTCGTCGGCTACGGGCTGGGCTTTCTCATCACCATCAGCATGGGCTACGCCTGCCTGATCCTGGGCTTCTCGCACGAGGGCTCGGAGCTGGCGGCCATCCTGGGCTTCGGCGTGCTGCGCGGTATCCTGCGGCGCAACAGCATCATCGAGAACAACATCAGCCAGACGGTGGCCAGCAGCGTCAACGGCGCCTCGGCGGGCATCATGTTCTCCGTGCCGGCCCTGTTCATCCTGGGCCGCACCGATTTCAATCCCTACCTGATGGTCTTCGGCGCCATCGCCGGCGGCGTCCTCGGCATCGCCTTCATCATCCCGCTTCGAAAGCAGATGATCGACTTCGAGCGGCTCACCTATCCGGGCGGCGTGGCCGTCGCGACCGTGCTCAAGAGCCCCGGCGCCGGCGTCCACAAGGCGATCCTGCTGGTCATCGGCGCAGCGCTCAGCGCGACCGTCGCCATCGTCAGCCACGCAACGGGTTTCGAGAACTGGGCGCTGGGCGCCTATATCGGCATGCCCGACTACATGAACGGCGTCTGGTTCGTCTCGCTGCTGACGATCGGCATCGGGTTCATCGCCGGCAAGGGCGGGCTTTGTTTCGTGATCGGCGGGTACGCCTGCTATTGGGTGCTGGCCCCGATCCTGGCGAGGATGGGCCTGCTGCCTTCGCCGGAGCAATTGCAGGATCTTCGTCTGGCGACACCCGACTACCTTCGGGTGATGCTGTTCCGCCCGGTGGGCATCGGGATGCTCGTCGGCGGCGCACTGGCCGGGATCGCCTTGGCCCTGCCGCTGATCGTCAGCGCCGTCCGCAGCATGCAATCGGCGGCCAGGAGCGGGGCCTCGCTGTCGAAGGACGAGATGCCGATCAAACTGCTCTACGTGGGCGTCGTCGGTGCCGTGATCGTCCTGGGTGTCGTCGCGGTCCTTTCCGTCGAGGAAATGGGGCTGGGGCGCGGCATCCTCATGGCGGTGCTCGGGACGATCTGGATCTGGATGGCGGGGGTAATCCTGTCGGAGTGCATCGGGCGGACCAACTGGTCGCCGATGAGCGGCATGACCCTGATCGCCGTAACGATCCTGATCGTCATCACCAAAGGCCTCGGCGACCGGGCCGCGATGATCTCCTCGGTGATGGTCGGCGCCGCTACCTGCATGGCGATGTCGCAGGCGACGGACCTGATGCTGGACTTGAAGACAGGCTACCTCGTCGGCGCGATCCCCCGGCGACAGCAAATGGGCCAGTTCCTCGCGACCTGGATGGGGCCGATCCTGATGATCGGCCTGCTGTTCGTTCTGCACAAGGCCTACGGGCTGGGCAGCGACAGGCTTCCCGCCCCGCAGGGGACGGTGCTGGCGAGCATGATGCGGGGCATCCTCGAAGGCGACGTGCCCGTGCACAAGTACCTGGCCGGCGCGGGTCTCGGAGCGCTTCTGAGCACGACCGGGATCGGCGGGCTCGGCATCCAGGTGGGCCTCGGGTTCTATCTGCCGTTCAGCATCGTGCTGACCTACACCATCGGCACGGTCCTGCGGATCGTCAGCGACAGGATCAAGGGCCGCCACTATAGCGAGCAGGTGGGCATCCCCATCGCCGCCGGGCTGGTCATCGGCGAAGGGATCGTCGGCGTCGGTTTCGCCGTCTACTCGGTCATTGCGGGAATGAAGGGGGGATAG